A single window of Fischerella sp. PCC 9605 DNA harbors:
- a CDS encoding DUF5331 domain-containing protein: MNIQQLRESLKLKWVEYYYKNRPWLVKMRIWGTYDGQRRPSSGFILATLSVLEPQLDQILPFLSELNNNPDQIVAALGLNFNPEEKLHLIEEDNQDNYDADAHHNQINSHLKRILSEKQTNGKANPTLQVALSSSGLHLSERRLETNGVVVRRNTANSKSLVASTATTEVKNHSKSVPTLVVIHKSESKGKPTPLLTVIRKAESNGKPALAVIYKPESNGKPILAPTVIRTTENNSKPVASVVFASKVEGDRQLLPSVVVASDVGSKGKLATIPQTNFKDQFNLAPTNQACKLASWVDGFCQGAGWDKDEAIFISF; the protein is encoded by the coding sequence ATGAATATTCAGCAGCTGCGTGAATCTTTAAAACTAAAGTGGGTGGAATACTATTATAAAAATCGTCCTTGGCTGGTAAAAATGCGAATATGGGGAACCTATGATGGTCAACGCCGACCTTCCTCTGGTTTTATTTTGGCAACTCTGTCAGTTTTAGAACCCCAGCTGGATCAGATTCTTCCTTTTCTTTCGGAACTGAATAACAATCCCGACCAAATAGTTGCAGCTTTAGGTCTTAATTTCAATCCTGAAGAAAAATTGCATTTAATCGAAGAAGATAATCAAGATAATTATGATGCAGATGCACATCACAATCAAATCAACTCTCATTTAAAAAGGATACTTTCCGAAAAACAAACTAACGGGAAAGCTAATCCTACGCTTCAAGTTGCACTTTCATCATCAGGTTTGCACCTATCTGAAAGACGTTTAGAAACTAACGGAGTTGTTGTCAGGCGTAACACAGCCAATAGCAAATCGTTGGTTGCGAGTACAGCTACTACCGAAGTGAAAAATCACAGCAAGTCTGTACCAACACTAGTAGTGATTCACAAGTCAGAAAGTAAGGGTAAGCCTACGCCATTGCTAACAGTAATTAGGAAAGCTGAAAGCAACGGCAAGCCTGCACTAGCAGTGATTTACAAGCCAGAAAGTAACGGCAAGCCTATATTAGCACCAACAGTGATTCGCACAACTGAAAACAATAGCAAACCTGTGGCATCAGTAGTTTTTGCCAGCAAAGTGGAAGGTGACAGGCAGCTTTTACCATCTGTAGTGGTTGCTAGTGATGTAGGAAGCAAAGGCAAGCTTGCGACCATACCACAAACAAACTTTAAAGATCAGTTTAATTTAGCACCTACAAATCAAGCCTGTAAACTTGCTTCTTGGGTAGATGGCTTTTGTCAGGGTGCTGGATGGGATAAAGACGAAGCTATTTTTATCTCATTTTGA
- a CDS encoding alpha/beta fold hydrolase, giving the protein MPIRQTLSKPEIQLSYLEWNQGQEPLLLLHGLADHALVWSSLGDYLAADYHIVALDMRGHGESSKPEKDYRFESAIADLEALMDKLGWASTHVVAHSWSGKLACIWARQHPERLRSMILVDPIFIWKMPSLFKLTFPLLYRVLSFLKTMGPFASYEEAEQQARQLTEYQGWSPLQQQVFQAGIEQKQDGSWGSKFTIAARDRIFEEVIQIPGLTVPIHTPALFVQPEKGVNRQDWQLKPYKTYLKNLRLCKVPGNHWPFLSQPEAFNQTVEAFLKENK; this is encoded by the coding sequence ATGCCCATACGCCAAACTCTATCAAAGCCTGAGATTCAACTTTCTTATTTAGAGTGGAACCAAGGTCAAGAACCTTTACTCTTGCTACACGGTTTAGCCGACCATGCCCTAGTTTGGTCTAGCTTGGGAGATTATCTAGCAGCAGATTACCATATAGTCGCGCTAGATATGCGCGGTCATGGGGAAAGTAGCAAGCCAGAGAAAGACTATCGCTTTGAAAGTGCGATCGCAGACCTAGAAGCATTGATGGATAAACTAGGATGGGCAAGCACTCATGTGGTGGCGCACTCTTGGAGTGGTAAATTAGCTTGCATTTGGGCAAGGCAACATCCAGAACGGTTGCGGAGTATGATTCTTGTTGATCCGATTTTCATCTGGAAAATGCCCAGCTTGTTTAAGCTAACATTTCCGTTGTTGTATCGCGTTTTGTCGTTTCTCAAAACGATGGGCCCCTTTGCTAGTTACGAAGAAGCCGAACAACAAGCGCGTCAGTTGACTGAATATCAAGGATGGAGTCCCCTACAACAGCAAGTTTTTCAAGCAGGTATCGAACAAAAACAGGATGGTAGCTGGGGTAGTAAGTTTACAATTGCCGCCCGCGATCGCATTTTTGAGGAAGTCATACAGATCCCCGGTTTAACAGTCCCCATTCACACTCCCGCCCTGTTTGTACAGCCAGAAAAAGGAGTTAACCGCCAAGATTGGCAACTCAAGCCCTACAAAACATACCTGAAAAATTTACGTTTATGCAAAGTTCCTGGCAATCATTGGCCGTTTTTGAGTCAGCCAGAGGCTTTTAACCAAACTGTAGAAGCTTTCTTGAAGGAAAATAAATAA
- a CDS encoding DUF309 domain-containing protein, with translation MTDDLPQQFWQSIEQFNAGEFYDCHDTLEALWIEATEPEKTFYQGILQIAVALYHLGNRNWRGATILLGEGSNRLRRYPSVYGGIDVDELLNQSVALLRTLQQTEPEKIATMNLGEDEALPLPKIVRENETRE, from the coding sequence ATGACTGATGACCTGCCCCAGCAATTTTGGCAAAGTATAGAGCAGTTTAATGCTGGGGAATTCTATGACTGTCATGATACCTTAGAGGCTCTGTGGATAGAAGCAACAGAGCCAGAAAAAACCTTTTATCAAGGAATTTTACAAATTGCCGTAGCGCTATATCATCTGGGTAATCGTAACTGGCGAGGTGCTACAATCTTGCTCGGAGAAGGCAGCAATCGCCTGCGTCGTTACCCATCCGTTTACGGTGGCATAGATGTAGATGAGTTATTGAATCAGAGTGTCGCATTATTGCGAACATTACAACAAACAGAGCCAGAAAAAATTGCGACTATGAACTTGGGTGAAGATGAAGCTTTGCCCTTGCCCAAGATTGTGCGAGAGAATGAGACTAGGGAATAG
- a CDS encoding type IV pilus twitching motility protein PilT, producing MDEEITSQILTSKLPHLPLPPPPKNILRERIEPTQKKVISIQQMVRDAYTQKASDIHIRVGEISRFRIRGQMVTYQSGETVTPKIFEGYLSEILTPFQRQHFAENKELDAAIFYPEFLRCRVNCFETLTGGAMVLRLITLEVPSIDNLGLPLVLKEIINKKQGLILVTGSTGAGKSTTQAAMIRYLNETVQKHIITIEDPIEYIHSSQKSLISQREVGLHTHGFHQALRSALREDPDVILIGEMRDRMTVDTAIKAAQTGHLVIGTLHTKNAIAAINRLLNIYNPDEQAAAKIQILDSLVAVIAQILLPTTDGKRTAAMEILINTPAMQDFLLKGEEIEAFQLMENSTNEGMQIMNQALCQLMLSGQISIEDAVNVSPDVGDLRRRARNDGINPSHSSRRDFYTSYNYNPR from the coding sequence ATGGACGAAGAAATAACGTCCCAGATTTTGACTTCCAAGTTACCGCATCTACCGCTACCACCACCGCCCAAGAATATATTGCGGGAAAGAATAGAACCAACACAGAAAAAGGTTATTTCTATTCAGCAGATGGTTCGCGATGCCTATACTCAAAAAGCCTCTGATATTCATATTCGTGTTGGTGAGATTTCCAGATTTCGGATTCGGGGTCAAATGGTGACATATCAATCTGGAGAGACAGTTACACCAAAAATTTTTGAAGGGTATCTATCAGAAATCCTCACTCCATTTCAGCGTCAGCATTTTGCCGAAAACAAAGAACTAGATGCAGCTATTTTTTATCCAGAGTTTTTGCGCTGTCGTGTCAACTGTTTTGAAACTTTGACTGGCGGAGCAATGGTATTAAGGCTAATTACACTCGAAGTGCCTTCGATTGATAATTTAGGTTTGCCGCTTGTTCTCAAAGAAATTATTAACAAAAAACAGGGATTAATATTAGTCACAGGTTCAACTGGTGCGGGTAAATCTACCACCCAAGCGGCAATGATTCGCTATCTCAACGAGACAGTTCAGAAACACATTATTACCATTGAAGATCCAATCGAATACATTCACTCCTCTCAAAAAAGTTTAATCAGTCAGCGGGAAGTGGGGTTGCATACCCATGGATTTCATCAAGCTTTGCGATCGGCGTTGCGGGAAGATCCGGATGTAATATTAATTGGGGAAATGCGCGATCGCATGACCGTGGATACTGCCATCAAAGCAGCACAGACTGGTCACTTAGTTATCGGAACGTTACATACAAAAAATGCGATCGCCGCTATTAATCGCTTGCTCAATATTTATAATCCTGATGAGCAAGCAGCTGCAAAAATACAAATCCTCGACTCACTAGTCGCTGTCATTGCCCAAATTTTGCTGCCTACAACAGATGGAAAGCGCACGGCGGCTATGGAAATTTTGATTAATACACCCGCCATGCAAGATTTCCTACTCAAAGGTGAAGAAATAGAAGCCTTCCAACTAATGGAAAATAGTACCAATGAAGGGATGCAAATTATGAATCAAGCCCTCTGTCAGTTGATGCTATCTGGTCAAATTAGTATTGAAGATGCCGTCAATGTTTCACCAGATGTTGGTGACTTGCGGCGTCGCGCCCGCAATGATGGGATCAATCCATCTCATTCTAGCCGTCGAGATTTTTATACTAGTTACAATTACAACCCCCGGTAA
- a CDS encoding phosphatase PAP2 family protein, whose product MGTPIDNLRNDIPLIRAIHTAVKGRARYKVSGLHDSEALKRYLELRLSEEEIIAQARASHLTGNILVIFHPDKSPNAIALLLQEIVLDYTKQARTSPVTSTVTGSSIAKVQENLKQLDQAGNRLVLVSVAVGTLISCTVLLRGYGLDKAILLAIQKLHTPLLDRIMLGVTFLGEPLVLLLVCLGLGTGLRHYKRRSEITTLTTAAFGAISLNFLLKELFCRARPALWNYIVNVRHYSFPSGHAMVSMVIYGFLGYLLAKQFPQYRRRIFALSAVLIVAIGFSRLYLGVHWPTDVVAGYAAGLVWLTACILSLELEQKYRFLGASE is encoded by the coding sequence ATGGGCACTCCTATTGATAATCTCCGCAATGATATTCCTTTGATTCGGGCAATACATACTGCTGTTAAAGGAAGAGCTAGATACAAGGTAAGTGGACTTCATGATTCGGAAGCTCTCAAAAGATACCTTGAATTGAGATTGTCAGAGGAGGAAATCATTGCACAAGCTCGTGCTAGCCATCTCACAGGCAATATTCTTGTTATTTTCCATCCAGATAAAAGCCCGAATGCGATCGCCCTGCTTCTCCAAGAGATCGTTTTAGATTACACCAAACAAGCCCGAACATCACCTGTTACTTCAACAGTAACAGGTTCATCTATTGCTAAGGTTCAGGAAAACCTGAAACAATTAGACCAAGCAGGCAATCGACTTGTTCTGGTATCAGTAGCTGTTGGTACCCTGATCTCTTGCACAGTACTACTGCGCGGATATGGACTTGATAAAGCCATTTTGTTAGCAATTCAGAAACTGCACACACCACTTCTCGATCGCATTATGCTTGGTGTCACTTTTCTGGGTGAGCCACTAGTTTTGCTGTTGGTTTGTTTGGGATTGGGAACAGGACTGCGCCATTATAAGCGTCGCTCCGAAATAACTACTTTGACCACAGCTGCATTCGGTGCAATCAGCTTAAATTTTCTACTCAAAGAACTATTTTGTAGAGCACGTCCAGCATTGTGGAATTATATTGTCAATGTGCGTCACTACAGCTTTCCTAGCGGTCATGCAATGGTGTCAATGGTAATTTATGGCTTTCTAGGCTATCTTCTTGCAAAACAATTTCCTCAATACCGAAGACGAATCTTTGCCTTGAGCGCTGTCTTAATTGTGGCGATCGGTTTTAGTCGGCTCTATCTGGGCGTACATTGGCCTACTGATGTGGTAGCTGGCTATGCCGCAGGTTTAGTATGGTTGACAGCCTGTATTCTTAGCTTGGAATTGGAGCAAAAATATCGCTTTTTAGGAGCTAGTGAGTAG
- a CDS encoding ChaB family protein, which translates to MPYQDIADLPDSVKKHLPKHAAEIFLAAFNNAEKEYGEEETAFRVAWAAVKRDYEKGEDGNWHKKPE; encoded by the coding sequence ATGCCATATCAGGATATTGCGGATTTACCAGACTCTGTGAAAAAGCATCTGCCCAAACACGCGGCGGAGATATTTCTTGCAGCCTTCAACAATGCCGAAAAAGAATATGGTGAAGAGGAAACGGCTTTTCGCGTGGCTTGGGCAGCAGTGAAACGAGACTACGAAAAAGGGGAAGATGGCAATTGGCACAAAAAACCAGAGTAG
- a CDS encoding LptF/LptG family permease, protein MDRYLASELLPPFLFGVGAFSSLGVTIDAVFDLVRKIVESGLPIGIALKVFLLKFPNFIVLAFPMSTLLATLMTYSRLASESELIALRGCGVSVYRMVLTAVVLSFMVTGLTFVFNEQIAPAANYQASLTLDQALKSDKPTFKQENIFYPEYRSVEQQDGTKEKILTRLFYADKFDGKQMKGLTIIDRSQQGLNQIVVAESGEWNASQNVWDFYNGTIYLVAPDRSYRNILRFEKQQLRLPRTALDVAQRSRDYDEMSIAQSLEQLELERVGGDEQKIRKLEVRIQQRISLPFVCVVFGLVGAAMGTIPQRTGRATSFGVSVIVIFSYYLFHFIAGAMAQANILSPFIGAWLPNFVFTGIGIFLLMRVARR, encoded by the coding sequence ATGGATCGCTACCTCGCGAGCGAATTATTGCCACCTTTTTTGTTTGGAGTTGGGGCATTCTCTTCTCTGGGTGTCACAATTGACGCCGTATTTGACTTAGTACGGAAAATAGTAGAATCAGGGCTACCAATAGGCATTGCCTTGAAAGTTTTCTTATTAAAATTTCCCAATTTTATTGTTTTAGCCTTCCCCATGTCCACACTGCTAGCTACTTTGATGACCTACAGTCGTCTAGCTAGCGAAAGCGAATTGATTGCCCTGCGTGGTTGTGGAGTGAGTGTCTATCGCATGGTCTTAACTGCTGTAGTGTTGAGTTTCATGGTGACAGGATTGACATTTGTGTTTAACGAGCAAATCGCACCAGCAGCAAATTACCAAGCATCTCTGACCCTAGACCAAGCACTCAAATCAGACAAGCCAACATTTAAGCAGGAAAATATTTTTTATCCTGAATATCGCAGTGTTGAGCAACAAGATGGTACTAAGGAGAAAATATTAACACGCTTGTTCTACGCTGACAAATTTGATGGCAAGCAGATGAAAGGCTTGACAATTATTGATCGTTCTCAGCAGGGTTTGAATCAAATTGTCGTAGCAGAATCAGGCGAATGGAATGCTTCTCAAAATGTCTGGGATTTCTACAACGGTACTATATATTTAGTTGCCCCCGACCGCTCCTATCGCAACATTTTGCGATTTGAAAAACAACAACTCAGACTACCCCGCACAGCATTAGATGTGGCACAAAGAAGCCGCGACTACGACGAGATGAGTATTGCTCAATCGTTAGAACAATTAGAATTGGAACGTGTTGGCGGAGATGAGCAAAAAATTCGCAAACTAGAAGTGCGGATTCAACAAAGAATTTCCTTGCCTTTTGTCTGTGTAGTTTTTGGCTTAGTGGGTGCAGCAATGGGAACTATACCCCAACGTACGGGGCGAGCCACAAGCTTTGGTGTGAGCGTTATAGTTATATTTAGTTATTATTTATTTCACTTTATTGCTGGTGCAATGGCACAAGCAAATATCCTTTCTCCATTCATAGGGGCTTGGTTGCCCAACTTTGTGTTTACAGGAATCGGTATATTTTTATTGATGCGGGTGGCGCGACGATAG
- a CDS encoding pentapeptide repeat-containing protein — protein MKSQILAIATFTATISFSQTALAANSEHIRQLLASKQCQNCDLSGAGLIMADLSNANLKGANLTGANLSRANLSSADLTGADLSGAGLFGVNLSGAKLNGAILIGADLRNTYLVNAELTGVNLNSANLQGAFGIPLQIAKPEEFYAWGVAEAQKGNQQRALEYFNQAIAAKPDFAGAYLARAIARYQLFDRQGAFQDAQIAEKLFTNQNDNDGRQTAQAFIKELQTPQTAKLDRGKPSFMDFLGSLTSVLLQFMPF, from the coding sequence ATGAAAAGTCAAATCCTAGCCATAGCAACATTTACAGCCACAATCAGCTTTAGTCAAACTGCTCTCGCTGCGAATTCAGAACATATAAGACAGTTGTTAGCAAGCAAGCAATGTCAAAACTGTGACCTCAGCGGCGCGGGGTTAATAATGGCTGACTTGAGTAATGCGAATCTAAAAGGAGCTAATCTTACAGGTGCTAACCTCAGCCGCGCTAACCTGAGTAGTGCTGATTTGACTGGTGCAGACTTGAGCGGCGCTGGTTTATTTGGTGTAAATTTGAGCGGTGCTAAGCTCAATGGGGCAATTCTAATTGGTGCAGACTTGCGAAATACTTATCTAGTCAATGCAGAATTGACTGGCGTTAATCTCAACAGTGCTAACTTGCAAGGTGCATTTGGCATACCATTACAAATTGCCAAACCAGAAGAATTTTATGCTTGGGGTGTGGCTGAAGCGCAAAAAGGTAATCAGCAGCGAGCCTTAGAATATTTTAATCAAGCGATCGCAGCTAAACCTGACTTTGCTGGTGCTTACCTAGCTCGTGCCATTGCTCGCTACCAACTATTTGACAGACAAGGCGCTTTTCAAGATGCCCAAATAGCAGAAAAATTATTTACAAATCAAAACGATAATGATGGAAGACAAACAGCACAAGCTTTTATTAAAGAACTGCAAACACCCCAAACCGCAAAGTTAGATCGTGGTAAACCCAGTTTTATGGACTTCTTAGGAAGTCTTACCTCTGTCTTGCTTCAATTCATGCCATTTTAG
- a CDS encoding TenA family protein produces the protein MTISTELWEANQDIAQACLLHPFVEGIAYGTLPSEKFAYYVGQDAFFLEAFARAYSIAAAKAPDWQAFTTFHNLADGVLHELRLHEGYAAKWGIDLHSVQPSAATRHYTDFLLATAWGGDVGLIAAAMSPCMRLYAFLGEQLAKGGIPNHQYADWIRTYSSRDFQPLVQQLESLVERFATASTQLHSIYRYAMLCEQDFFQAAWQYGE, from the coding sequence ATGACTATTTCTACTGAATTGTGGGAAGCAAATCAAGACATAGCGCAAGCTTGTTTATTACATCCCTTTGTCGAAGGTATTGCTTATGGTACTCTCCCATCGGAGAAATTTGCCTACTATGTGGGACAAGATGCTTTTTTCTTAGAAGCTTTTGCCCGTGCTTACAGCATCGCCGCTGCGAAAGCGCCTGATTGGCAAGCTTTTACCACGTTTCACAATTTAGCTGATGGTGTGTTGCACGAACTGCGGCTGCATGAAGGCTATGCTGCTAAGTGGGGAATTGATTTGCATTCTGTACAACCAAGTGCAGCTACACGCCACTATACAGACTTCTTGCTAGCTACTGCTTGGGGTGGGGATGTGGGTTTAATTGCTGCGGCTATGTCTCCCTGTATGCGTCTATATGCTTTTTTAGGAGAACAGTTGGCTAAGGGTGGCATTCCCAATCATCAATACGCGGACTGGATTCGTACTTACAGCAGTAGAGATTTTCAGCCACTAGTGCAGCAGTTAGAAAGTTTGGTTGAGCGTTTTGCCACTGCTTCTACCCAACTCCACTCGATTTATCGCTATGCCATGTTGTGCGAACAAGACTTTTTCCAAGCAGCATGGCAGTATGGGGAGTAA
- a CDS encoding ferredoxin thioredoxin reductase catalytic beta subunit — protein sequence MISPEVNSKSSDKNLEAMRHFSEQYAKRTGTYFCSEPSVTAVVIEGLAKHKDELGSPLCPCRHYEDKEAEVNAAYWNCPCVPMRERKECHCMLFLTPDNEFAGDKQEISLETIKQVRDGMG from the coding sequence ATGATCTCACCAGAAGTAAACTCAAAATCCAGCGACAAGAATTTAGAAGCAATGCGGCATTTTTCCGAACAATATGCTAAGCGCACTGGAACATACTTCTGTTCTGAACCTTCTGTAACCGCAGTGGTAATCGAAGGACTTGCCAAACACAAAGATGAACTCGGATCTCCTTTATGCCCCTGTCGCCACTACGAAGACAAAGAAGCTGAGGTGAACGCTGCTTATTGGAACTGTCCCTGCGTACCAATGCGGGAGCGTAAAGAGTGCCACTGCATGTTATTCCTCACCCCAGATAATGAATTTGCTGGAGACAAACAAGAAATTTCTCTAGAAACAATCAAACAAGTGCGAGATGGCATGGGTTGA
- a CDS encoding LptA/OstA family protein — translation MMPWYQLPLFSIRRAALALMLPAAFLGAIAFPNQLQIATAQTSGQTSGENRPIQIKSDIQEYDAKTQVATARGNVQMVYAARGIQATAAQAQYFSKERRIVLSGNVYVLQQGGNSIRGETVTYLIDNGRFVVQPKAGRQVESIYIVNDSQVNQATSPAPATAPFQRSN, via the coding sequence ATGATGCCTTGGTATCAATTGCCTCTATTTTCGATACGTCGCGCTGCATTAGCGTTGATGCTGCCAGCTGCATTTTTAGGTGCGATCGCATTCCCCAATCAGCTACAAATTGCTACAGCACAAACATCAGGACAAACATCAGGAGAAAATCGCCCCATCCAGATTAAATCGGACATACAAGAATACGACGCCAAAACACAAGTGGCAACCGCTCGTGGTAATGTGCAAATGGTGTATGCAGCCCGAGGAATTCAGGCTACAGCCGCCCAAGCCCAATATTTCAGCAAAGAACGCCGCATAGTTCTAAGTGGGAACGTGTATGTTTTGCAACAGGGCGGCAATAGTATCCGGGGTGAGACGGTAACATATTTGATTGACAACGGACGATTTGTTGTTCAACCTAAAGCTGGTCGTCAGGTAGAATCTATCTACATAGTTAACGATAGCCAAGTGAACCAAGCTACTTCACCAGCGCCAGCGACAGCTCCTTTTCAACGCTCTAATTAA
- a CDS encoding DUF58 domain-containing protein, translated as MKIIKRITTWLEIRASTPAYSGWVLMGIAICFFGAGINTMAGWLYAISGVSFALLGIASVLPPRSLFGLVVNRRPIESVTAGDNLMVELEIVNTTKQSVNLLQVADILPFVLGKPQQAAIETIPPQNSYRWVYYYPTQRRGVYRWHTVELGSGAPLGLFWCRRQRDCAARAIVYPPVLPLVNCPLIDRIGQDDSLNGDPRGKPLQTANEGLVRSLRPYRIGDPMRLIHWRTSARYGELRVRELEIVTAGHETVIALDSSANWEESNFEQAVIAAASLYFYAQRQQMQVQLWTASTGLVKGDRVMMETLAATNFSEDATNPLPTSYPLIWLTQNPLTLSSLPDGSRWVLWQSLQAPQEQAVVNRDCPGIVLQSEQKLETQLQQTFSS; from the coding sequence ATGAAAATTATCAAACGCATTACCACTTGGCTAGAAATCCGTGCTTCTACTCCTGCATACAGTGGTTGGGTACTGATGGGAATTGCCATTTGTTTTTTTGGGGCTGGTATCAATACGATGGCTGGCTGGCTTTATGCTATTAGTGGGGTCAGTTTTGCTTTATTGGGCATAGCATCTGTCTTACCACCGCGATCGCTGTTTGGTTTAGTTGTCAATCGCCGTCCCATCGAGTCAGTCACAGCTGGGGATAATTTGATGGTTGAATTAGAAATTGTCAATACCACCAAGCAATCTGTGAACTTGTTGCAAGTCGCAGATATACTTCCCTTTGTCTTGGGAAAACCACAACAGGCGGCAATAGAAACTATTCCACCCCAAAACAGTTACCGTTGGGTATACTACTACCCTACCCAACGACGGGGTGTCTATCGCTGGCATACAGTCGAACTCGGAAGTGGTGCGCCTTTGGGATTGTTTTGGTGTCGTCGCCAGCGTGACTGTGCAGCGAGAGCGATAGTGTATCCTCCAGTCTTACCTCTGGTCAACTGTCCCCTCATTGATAGAATTGGGCAAGATGATAGCCTCAATGGCGATCCCCGTGGCAAACCCTTGCAGACGGCAAATGAAGGACTTGTGCGATCGCTACGTCCTTACCGCATTGGCGATCCCATGCGTCTGATCCACTGGCGCACTAGCGCTCGCTACGGAGAATTACGAGTGCGAGAGTTAGAAATTGTTACTGCTGGTCACGAAACAGTTATCGCCCTTGATAGCAGCGCTAACTGGGAAGAATCCAACTTTGAACAAGCAGTAATTGCCGCAGCTTCGCTGTATTTTTATGCACAGCGACAGCAAATGCAGGTGCAACTGTGGACAGCATCTACTGGTTTAGTTAAAGGCGATCGCGTTATGATGGAAACCCTGGCAGCAACTAACTTTAGCGAAGATGCTACCAATCCCCTTCCTACAAGCTACCCCTTGATTTGGCTGACACAAAACCCCTTAACTCTCTCCTCGCTTCCTGATGGTAGTCGTTGGGTATTGTGGCAAAGTCTGCAAGCACCACAAGAACAAGCAGTAGTGAATAGAGATTGTCCTGGTATAGTTCTGCAATCAGAACAAAAACTGGAAACTCAACTACAACAAACCTTTAGTTCATAG
- a CDS encoding preprotein translocase subunit YajC, with protein MSNEFKRGDRVVVKPFFGGLFNRYNEQHGKVVSINGNQVKVEFDDKEYGTQDISGDILSKESFEPHEVNAEIENVGKHFQEVFPKLSGTMGEQMKKELPNHLGYLKNAQASNDKSSVLIESNYLLGSLQVIRNTESELKDWGEEVEVSLDKIQWWAKNL; from the coding sequence ATGAGTAACGAATTTAAACGAGGCGATCGCGTGGTTGTGAAACCTTTCTTTGGTGGTCTTTTTAATCGATATAACGAACAACACGGCAAGGTAGTAAGTATTAACGGCAACCAAGTAAAAGTAGAATTTGATGACAAAGAATATGGGACTCAGGATATTTCAGGGGACATTTTATCTAAAGAGAGCTTTGAACCACATGAAGTGAATGCTGAAATAGAAAATGTTGGCAAGCACTTTCAGGAAGTATTCCCCAAACTATCGGGAACAATGGGAGAACAAATGAAAAAAGAGCTACCCAATCATTTGGGATATCTCAAGAATGCTCAAGCATCTAATGATAAATCTTCGGTTTTAATAGAATCTAACTACCTGCTGGGATCGCTTCAAGTTATACGTAATACTGAATCTGAGCTTAAAGATTGGGGAGAAGAGGTAGAAGTTAGTCTAGATAAAATACAATGGTGGGCTAAAAATCTGTAA
- the lptB gene encoding LPS export ABC transporter ATP-binding protein → MKIVLENIHKSYGRRAVVNRVNLSVAQGEIVGLLGPNGAGKTTTFYIATGLEKPERGTVWLDHDNITSLPMHKRARLGIGYLAQEASVFRQLSVRDNILLVLEQTNVPRWEWPKRLETLLQEFRLEKVVNSKGIQLSGGERRRTELARALAAGREGPKFLLLDEPFAGVDPIAVSEIQHIIEKLRDRHMGILITDHNVRETLAITDRAYIMREGQILAAGNADELYQNPLVRQYYLGDNFQV, encoded by the coding sequence GTGAAAATTGTCCTAGAGAATATTCACAAATCTTATGGCAGGCGAGCGGTTGTCAATCGCGTCAACCTTTCTGTTGCCCAAGGTGAAATTGTCGGATTACTTGGCCCGAACGGTGCTGGTAAAACAACGACTTTCTACATAGCCACAGGTCTGGAAAAACCCGAGCGGGGAACTGTATGGCTAGATCACGATAATATTACTTCACTGCCAATGCATAAAAGGGCGCGATTGGGCATTGGTTATCTAGCACAGGAAGCGAGTGTTTTTCGGCAGCTGTCAGTGCGGGATAATATTCTGTTGGTGCTAGAGCAAACTAATGTGCCACGTTGGGAGTGGCCAAAGCGGTTGGAAACATTATTGCAAGAGTTTCGTTTGGAAAAAGTGGTTAATAGCAAAGGAATTCAATTATCGGGAGGTGAGCGACGCCGGACAGAATTGGCAAGAGCATTAGCAGCTGGTAGGGAAGGACCGAAATTTTTACTTTTAGATGAACCTTTTGCGGGAGTTGACCCAATCGCAGTTTCGGAAATTCAGCATATTATCGAAAAATTGCGCGATCGCCATATGGGGATCTTAATCACAGATCACAACGTCCGCGAAACCCTTGCCATTACAGATCGAGCCTACATCATGCGCGAAGGTCAAATCCTCGCTGCTGGCAATGCAGACGAACTCTATCAAAATCCCTTGGTGCGGCAATACTATTTGGGCGATAATTTTCAGGTTTAG